The Dendropsophus ebraccatus isolate aDenEbr1 chromosome 10, aDenEbr1.pat, whole genome shotgun sequence genome has a segment encoding these proteins:
- the FBXO4 gene encoding F-box only protein 4 isoform X1 has protein sequence MAEGGAVPAVEWSRFEAAIINGFRQLRDRYLHSVRGRGALDDGSDAPEQGDSDSLLDMLPVDMQLYILTFLSPQDLCQLGMTNRYWHSMVQDRLLWKYFLLRDLPSWSSIDCHSLPDSEVLNSCLSDLSDGKECNYMSVYLRSCPKTRKSMRSRNPIYGAVTSFLQSLVMHGEPRFAMFGPGLEQLDDSLVTRMMTSPDLLPVVSILQRQINGVGSGVTFQLSGEHKFNILTLYSTTRSERDRARVEQSAVANKMFVSDGLVHDGQIPAYNLIPQVKEVCKVVDGFIYVANAESSCKQHNREEEAAQIQVMMDPLLGAQRRPLLVLACVTNPGDKRVPCVYLAHELCLNKLNRPWMVQNTEASTLLGLLDGIAWILAEVGKKL, from the exons ATGGCTGAAGGGGGCGCTGTGCCAGCCGTGGAGTGGAGCCGATTTGAAGCTGCTATAATAAATGGGTTCAGACAGCTGAGAGATCGATATCTGCACAGTGTAAGAGGTCGGGGGGCGCTGGACGATGGGAGTGATGCTCCGGAGCAGGGGGATAGTGACAGTCTCCTGGATATGTTACCG GTGGACATGCAGTTGTACATCCTGACATTTCTCTCACCGCAAGACCTGTGCCAGCTTGGCATGACAAACCGATACTGGCATTCAATGGTGCAAGACCGTCTACTGTGGAAGTACTTTCTGCTGCGAGATCTCCCGAGCTGGTCTTCCATCGATTGTCACAGCTTGCCGGACTCGGAGGTCCTGAACTCCTGCCTGAGTGATTTGTCGGATGGGAAGGAGTGTAATTATATGTCTGT tTATTTAAGGAGTTGCCCGAAAACCAGAAAGTCCATGCGGTCCAGGAATCCCATTTATGGAGCAGTGAcgtccttcctgcagtctctcgTCATGCACGGAGAACCCCGCTTTGCTATGTTTGGTCCTGGTCTTGAGCAGCTAGATGATTCTTTGGTTACACGAATGATGACGTCTCCAGATCTGCTCCCAGTTGTCAGCATACTGCAAAGGCAGATTAATG GCGTTGGTTCTGGCGTCACCTTTCAGCTGAGTGGTGAACACAAGTTTAACATTTTAACCCTGTATTCTACAACACG TTCAGAGCGGGATAGAGCTCGCGTGGAGCAGAGTGCGGTTGCCAACAAGATGTTCGTCTCTGATGGTTTGGTGCATGATGGGCAGATTCCTGCTTACAATCTGATCCCTCAAGTAAAGGAGGTGTGCAAAGTTGTGGATGGCTTTATCTATGTGGCCAATGCCGAATCCTCATGTAAAC AACACAATCGtgaggaggaggcggcacagATCCAGGTGATGATGGATCCACTacttggggcacagaggagaccctTGTTGGTGTTAGCTTGTGTGACAAACCCTGGAGATAAGAGGGTCCCTTGTGTTTACCTGGCTCATGAACTGTGTCTGAACAAGCTGAATCGACCATGGATG GTGCAAAACACAGAGGCATCTACACTGCTGGGGTTACTGGATGGTATTGCATGGATTCTTGCTGAAGTTGGGAAAAAACTATGA
- the FBXO4 gene encoding F-box only protein 4 isoform X2, whose protein sequence is MQLYILTFLSPQDLCQLGMTNRYWHSMVQDRLLWKYFLLRDLPSWSSIDCHSLPDSEVLNSCLSDLSDGKECNYMSVYLRSCPKTRKSMRSRNPIYGAVTSFLQSLVMHGEPRFAMFGPGLEQLDDSLVTRMMTSPDLLPVVSILQRQINGVGSGVTFQLSGEHKFNILTLYSTTRSERDRARVEQSAVANKMFVSDGLVHDGQIPAYNLIPQVKEVCKVVDGFIYVANAESSCKQHNREEEAAQIQVMMDPLLGAQRRPLLVLACVTNPGDKRVPCVYLAHELCLNKLNRPWMVQNTEASTLLGLLDGIAWILAEVGKKL, encoded by the exons ATGCAGTTGTACATCCTGACATTTCTCTCACCGCAAGACCTGTGCCAGCTTGGCATGACAAACCGATACTGGCATTCAATGGTGCAAGACCGTCTACTGTGGAAGTACTTTCTGCTGCGAGATCTCCCGAGCTGGTCTTCCATCGATTGTCACAGCTTGCCGGACTCGGAGGTCCTGAACTCCTGCCTGAGTGATTTGTCGGATGGGAAGGAGTGTAATTATATGTCTGT tTATTTAAGGAGTTGCCCGAAAACCAGAAAGTCCATGCGGTCCAGGAATCCCATTTATGGAGCAGTGAcgtccttcctgcagtctctcgTCATGCACGGAGAACCCCGCTTTGCTATGTTTGGTCCTGGTCTTGAGCAGCTAGATGATTCTTTGGTTACACGAATGATGACGTCTCCAGATCTGCTCCCAGTTGTCAGCATACTGCAAAGGCAGATTAATG GCGTTGGTTCTGGCGTCACCTTTCAGCTGAGTGGTGAACACAAGTTTAACATTTTAACCCTGTATTCTACAACACG TTCAGAGCGGGATAGAGCTCGCGTGGAGCAGAGTGCGGTTGCCAACAAGATGTTCGTCTCTGATGGTTTGGTGCATGATGGGCAGATTCCTGCTTACAATCTGATCCCTCAAGTAAAGGAGGTGTGCAAAGTTGTGGATGGCTTTATCTATGTGGCCAATGCCGAATCCTCATGTAAAC AACACAATCGtgaggaggaggcggcacagATCCAGGTGATGATGGATCCACTacttggggcacagaggagaccctTGTTGGTGTTAGCTTGTGTGACAAACCCTGGAGATAAGAGGGTCCCTTGTGTTTACCTGGCTCATGAACTGTGTCTGAACAAGCTGAATCGACCATGGATG GTGCAAAACACAGAGGCATCTACACTGCTGGGGTTACTGGATGGTATTGCATGGATTCTTGCTGAAGTTGGGAAAAAACTATGA